One genomic region from Spirulina subsalsa PCC 9445 encodes:
- a CDS encoding CHAT domain-containing protein: protein MFETTLRWLQDFFNDLFGSETRIPDPTEIPPLTNEGYKSLFFQLIEGIAKGWQQEQVVEKLGERRYDPWFVAWLQRYGRSALRQPANQLSRELAQHFVRLGETDCGDLGDLAKQIGTRMLELLDRVALSHSLQKNILPTITSDNPVELFNQAASRYVSGELSGAVALWEAALELQPDFADAHNGCGAALFYLGRYRDALAHFNRSLEEQGDFYFAYYNRGHVYLELGEVEEAIADFTQAIEIQPDSHLAYNGRGIALERLQRYQEAIADFNQAITLQPSFPFAYNGRGIAHANLGDYTEALADFREALALDPNSQDAYHNRGNVLRALGRYQEALEDFNQAILIQPNFYQAYYNRANTHYELSQYSEAIADYKEALALKPDYAIAYNGRALTLRKIGRYTDAIADFDQAIEREPELWQAWGNRGWTMYHAPSPLGYEAALRNWDEGLSHLAPDAADSREARGTLLHYKGMAHHQEADRVASRHENRPEDFTPYLEKAIEQYQKALDAFQDQPHLETAYLAVMQDLVITHNQLGNYLNAKNYINIALIMLNQLLLSTQHPPHKIQISRQFIGLHQLKVDHLAVANDPKQHTQALELAEERKNLCIRWYTHPNEAETSLISPKYPQMQQALDEKTSMIYWHLSPAAITTFVLKYQQPLAVLTSHPRQLSRFRQWLSQWQQSYESKRQKNANPAVNQQWRKEITSSLEELADILQLPQLLAQIPPQVSQLILVPHQDLHLLPLHILFYTPFSEQDYTITYLPSAKLAIDLKNRPQTGAENPNQWPLLSVENPTGFMPYADLELAAIAQLFPSHTLPSPEATPENLLQALSTPTYFFHFTGQSYQSVPQERSALILANKEELPLTDWLTLENPSPNFICLSACEAQLKTASPISDDFVGFGATLLTKGTRYVLLSLWRVSEISTTLFMMYFYQRLAEQIPPAQALHKAQNWLRTVSYEELIQLYEKQLNELQEIPPHCLHNLKVASDLVKDKANRQGSNYSPYADPYYWAGFVLIGTME, encoded by the coding sequence ATGTTTGAAACAACTTTGCGGTGGCTGCAAGACTTCTTTAATGATCTGTTCGGCTCAGAAACCCGGATTCCTGACCCGACGGAGATTCCGCCCCTAACCAATGAGGGCTACAAGTCGCTGTTTTTCCAACTGATTGAAGGGATTGCCAAGGGATGGCAACAGGAACAGGTTGTGGAGAAGTTGGGGGAACGCCGTTATGATCCCTGGTTTGTGGCCTGGTTACAACGCTATGGCCGTAGTGCTTTACGGCAACCGGCGAATCAGTTAAGTCGGGAGTTGGCGCAACATTTTGTCCGACTGGGAGAAACGGATTGCGGGGATTTGGGGGATCTGGCGAAACAAATTGGGACGCGGATGCTGGAGTTGTTGGATCGGGTGGCGTTGAGTCATTCCCTACAAAAGAACATTTTGCCTACGATTACTTCGGATAATCCGGTTGAGTTGTTTAATCAGGCGGCCTCGCGCTATGTGTCCGGGGAGTTAAGCGGGGCGGTGGCACTGTGGGAGGCGGCGCTGGAGTTACAGCCAGATTTTGCGGATGCTCATAATGGCTGTGGGGCGGCGTTGTTTTATTTGGGGCGCTATCGGGACGCTTTGGCGCATTTTAACCGCTCGTTGGAGGAACAGGGGGATTTTTATTTTGCCTACTACAATCGCGGTCATGTGTATTTAGAGTTGGGGGAAGTTGAGGAGGCGATCGCGGATTTTACCCAGGCGATTGAAATTCAACCGGATTCCCATTTAGCCTACAATGGGCGGGGGATTGCCTTGGAGCGGTTACAACGTTATCAGGAGGCGATCGCAGACTTTAATCAAGCCATTACCCTACAGCCGAGTTTTCCCTTTGCCTACAATGGTCGGGGCATTGCCCACGCCAATCTAGGGGACTATACCGAAGCGCTGGCGGACTTTCGGGAGGCCTTAGCTTTAGATCCCAACTCTCAGGATGCCTACCACAATCGGGGCAATGTGTTACGGGCATTAGGACGTTATCAGGAGGCTTTAGAGGATTTTAACCAGGCGATTTTAATTCAACCCAATTTTTATCAAGCCTATTACAATCGGGCGAATACCCATTATGAGTTAAGCCAATATAGTGAAGCGATCGCCGATTATAAAGAAGCACTGGCCTTAAAACCCGATTATGCCATTGCCTACAATGGACGCGCCCTCACCCTGCGCAAAATTGGCCGTTATACCGATGCGATCGCCGATTTTGACCAAGCCATTGAACGAGAGCCAGAACTGTGGCAAGCTTGGGGGAATCGGGGCTGGACGATGTATCATGCCCCCTCCCCCCTAGGCTACGAAGCCGCCCTGCGCAACTGGGATGAAGGCCTGAGTCATTTGGCCCCGGACGCGGCCGACTCCCGAGAAGCCAGAGGGACACTCCTACACTATAAAGGCATGGCACACCACCAGGAGGCCGACCGGGTAGCCTCTCGCCATGAGAATCGTCCCGAAGACTTTACCCCCTATTTAGAAAAGGCCATTGAACAATATCAAAAAGCCCTCGATGCCTTCCAAGATCAGCCCCACCTCGAAACCGCTTACTTGGCAGTCATGCAGGACTTAGTGATTACCCATAATCAACTGGGCAATTATTTAAACGCCAAAAACTACATCAATATTGCCCTGATTATGCTGAATCAATTGTTACTCAGCACCCAACACCCGCCCCACAAAATCCAGATTTCTCGCCAATTTATCGGCCTCCATCAATTAAAAGTCGATCATCTCGCCGTCGCCAATGATCCTAAACAACACACCCAAGCGCTGGAACTAGCCGAAGAACGGAAAAATCTCTGTATTCGTTGGTATACTCACCCCAACGAAGCAGAAACTAGCCTCATCAGCCCCAAATATCCCCAAATGCAGCAGGCCCTGGACGAGAAAACCAGTATGATTTACTGGCATCTTAGCCCGGCCGCTATTACAACCTTTGTTTTAAAGTATCAACAACCTCTCGCCGTCCTCACCAGTCACCCCCGACAACTCAGCCGTTTTCGTCAGTGGTTAAGCCAATGGCAACAAAGTTATGAAAGCAAACGGCAAAAAAACGCAAATCCGGCCGTTAATCAACAGTGGCGCAAGGAAATCACCAGTTCCCTCGAAGAATTAGCCGATATTCTCCAACTGCCCCAACTGTTAGCCCAAATCCCCCCACAGGTCAGCCAGTTAATTTTAGTCCCTCACCAAGACTTGCACCTGTTGCCCCTACATATCCTGTTTTATACCCCGTTCAGTGAACAGGATTACACCATTACCTATCTCCCCAGTGCCAAATTAGCCATTGACCTCAAAAATCGCCCCCAGACGGGCGCAGAAAACCCCAATCAGTGGCCGTTGTTGAGCGTGGAAAACCCCACAGGTTTTATGCCTTACGCCGATTTGGAATTAGCGGCGATCGCCCAACTTTTCCCCAGCCACACCCTCCCCAGCCCCGAAGCCACCCCAGAGAACCTCCTACAAGCCCTCTCCACCCCCACCTACTTTTTCCACTTTACCGGGCAATCCTATCAATCCGTTCCCCAAGAACGCTCCGCCCTCATCTTAGCTAACAAAGAGGAATTACCCCTCACCGACTGGCTCACCCTCGAAAATCCTAGCCCGAACTTCATCTGTTTATCCGCCTGTGAAGCGCAACTAAAAACCGCCAGCCCAATTTCCGACGACTTTGTAGGTTTTGGAGCAACACTCTTGACAAAAGGAACAAGATATGTATTGCTCAGTTTATGGCGCGTCTCGGAAATTTCCACCACCTTATTTATGATGTATTTTTATCAACGATTGGCGGAACAAATTCCCCCCGCCCAAGCCCTCCATAAAGCCCAAAATTGGTTAAGAACCGTTAGTTATGAAGAATTAATTCAGTTATACGAAAAACAGCTGAACGAACTGCAAGAAATCCCCCCCCACTGTCTCCATAACCTCAAGGTAGCCAGCGATTTAGTTAAAGATAAAGCCAATCGTCAAGGAAGTAATTACTCACCCTATGCCGATCCCTACTACTGGGCAGGATTCGTGTTAATTGGCACAATGGAATAA
- the psb35 gene encoding photosystem II assembly protein Psb35, with translation MPLVMETSVGTATFPYGLIAITLIGFLAAITFGSLAWYNSKRPIGWKDKERPDFLPKVDR, from the coding sequence ATGCCTTTAGTAATGGAAACGTCAGTAGGGACAGCGACATTTCCCTATGGTTTAATTGCCATTACCTTAATTGGTTTTTTAGCCGCTATTACCTTTGGATCTCTAGCTTGGTATAATTCTAAGCGTCCCATTGGTTGGAAAGATAAAGAACGACCTGATTTTCTCCCCAAGGTAGATCGTTAG
- a CDS encoding NB-ARC domain-containing protein has translation MDLLDQRQQRLITSTAILAGGALCGGILGTIATSVAGGIVANDIIPQYLNHIAVRLRRSGDKLANHDLTAATGFAIALIIKAIAEAGTYPQSSQKLTALAKTTLKAWQEVAQALKQSQEVKFDQIQETGLSELFQQGTADYVNQKVLQVEDWRELLQYWLCPQAGVTLPENVLKEVATQLRDKFALALREVLKADFEEGGKAFAGLTLSLLGEMGSVLEELRKNNPQGPELEQTLAAVVQLRQELEGNGERFRQLGQQIDLGLNSVLHELGVTQEKIAEVRDWFGQELHQLQENLDRLRRELAEGFKGISEENKQLQQTVEEVKENTEEIKDTLQVIGGFLESQQQPKVQAVSYFLDTNLPQVTHWQGRKQDLEIVNGWLDDENTKLGVIVAIGGMGKSTLAAKVFEARTDFVDKLWIDLGQRPSYTIVARGILQHLGKRSLEDLQQIEETRLTRVVINCLAQQRFLLVLDNFESVLQDEGYQDFLQQWVGECRHTEILVTTQEVPRLHQVKPTELPLGGLSNQEGQQLLQALDMGGSEASLQEFVAQVQGHPLTLTLVAGLLRDEVGKGGTIEDLRRLGLGDIGGLLGGLTAYHRRETVQLVAVLDASFNRLSESLQRVLLSLVVLRQGFDAEVASAIVGEAVTGRDLRGLMGRGFLLEEKRGFYTFQPFIGEYLKFKLGDLREAHLRAIAFYTSRFKARGEWGTVEDVREYLEVFYHRCELGEYEAAFDVIYDGGNIDQDVDNFLNLRGNNLLRVELYQQLVNHLPDHHNWRYTASLTSLGNAYNSLGRYQEAIAFYEQSLEIKREIGNRGGEATSLIVLGNLYQKTGKIKEGFAASQQAQLILQELNLPLAAYPIPNWAKAIAKFAQRGTFNLILCFILGLFAFPFALILFIALTLYRIIRNLIPHP, from the coding sequence ATGGACTTGTTAGACCAGCGTCAGCAGCGTTTAATCACCTCCACAGCCATCCTAGCCGGAGGGGCCCTATGTGGTGGCATCTTGGGAACTATTGCCACCTCCGTCGCTGGGGGAATAGTCGCCAACGACATCATCCCCCAATACCTCAATCATATTGCCGTCCGTCTCCGTCGCAGTGGGGACAAATTAGCCAATCACGACCTAACCGCCGCCACAGGTTTCGCCATTGCCCTGATTATCAAAGCCATTGCCGAGGCCGGCACCTATCCCCAATCCAGCCAGAAGCTTACAGCCCTTGCGAAAACCACCCTGAAAGCATGGCAGGAGGTCGCCCAAGCCCTGAAACAGAGTCAAGAGGTCAAATTTGACCAAATTCAAGAAACCGGGCTTTCTGAGCTATTCCAGCAGGGGACGGCGGATTATGTGAATCAGAAAGTGTTGCAGGTGGAGGATTGGCGGGAGTTGTTGCAGTATTGGCTTTGTCCCCAAGCGGGAGTCACCTTGCCGGAGAATGTGTTAAAGGAAGTCGCCACCCAGTTACGGGATAAGTTTGCCTTAGCCTTGCGGGAGGTATTGAAAGCCGATTTTGAGGAAGGGGGGAAAGCCTTTGCGGGGTTGACGTTATCCCTATTGGGGGAAATGGGCAGCGTTTTAGAAGAGTTGCGGAAAAACAATCCACAGGGGCCAGAGTTAGAACAAACTTTAGCCGCAGTGGTTCAACTGCGGCAGGAATTGGAAGGGAATGGGGAACGATTTCGGCAGTTAGGACAGCAGATAGATTTAGGGTTAAATTCCGTCCTCCATGAGTTGGGAGTAACTCAGGAGAAAATTGCAGAGGTGCGGGATTGGTTTGGGCAGGAATTACACCAGTTACAGGAGAACTTAGACAGGTTACGGCGAGAGTTAGCAGAAGGTTTTAAGGGAATTAGTGAAGAAAATAAGCAGTTACAACAGACGGTAGAAGAGGTTAAGGAGAATACCGAAGAAATCAAAGACACTCTTCAGGTGATAGGCGGCTTTTTGGAATCACAACAACAGCCAAAAGTGCAGGCTGTTTCCTATTTTCTGGATACAAACCTCCCACAAGTGACCCATTGGCAGGGGAGAAAACAGGATTTAGAGATTGTCAATGGGTGGTTGGATGATGAGAATACGAAATTGGGGGTGATTGTGGCCATTGGGGGGATGGGAAAATCAACCCTAGCGGCGAAAGTGTTTGAGGCGCGGACGGATTTTGTTGATAAACTGTGGATTGATTTGGGGCAGCGTCCCAGTTATACGATTGTGGCACGGGGGATTCTACAACATTTAGGGAAGCGTTCCCTAGAGGATTTACAACAAATAGAAGAAACTCGTTTAACGCGGGTGGTGATTAACTGTTTAGCACAACAACGGTTTTTATTAGTTTTGGATAACTTCGAGTCTGTTTTGCAGGATGAAGGATATCAGGACTTTTTGCAGCAGTGGGTAGGGGAATGTCGCCATACAGAAATCCTCGTCACGACGCAGGAAGTCCCCCGTTTACATCAGGTTAAACCCACGGAATTACCCTTGGGAGGACTTTCAAACCAAGAGGGACAGCAATTGCTGCAAGCGTTGGATATGGGGGGAAGTGAGGCCAGTTTACAGGAGTTTGTGGCACAGGTACAGGGGCATCCTTTGACTTTAACTTTGGTGGCCGGGTTATTGCGTGACGAGGTAGGGAAAGGGGGGACGATTGAGGATTTAAGAAGGTTAGGATTAGGGGACATTGGGGGATTATTGGGGGGTTTGACAGCCTATCATCGTCGGGAAACGGTGCAGTTAGTGGCCGTGTTGGATGCCAGTTTTAACCGTTTGTCGGAGTCATTACAAAGGGTGTTGTTGTCCTTGGTGGTATTGCGTCAGGGGTTTGATGCAGAGGTGGCCAGTGCCATTGTGGGGGAAGCGGTGACGGGGAGAGACTTGCGGGGGTTGATGGGACGGGGGTTTTTATTGGAGGAGAAGCGGGGATTTTATACGTTTCAGCCCTTTATTGGGGAGTATCTCAAGTTTAAGCTGGGGGATTTAAGGGAGGCGCATTTAAGGGCGATCGCGTTTTATACAAGTCGGTTTAAGGCCCGTGGGGAATGGGGGACGGTGGAGGATGTGCGGGAATATTTGGAGGTGTTTTATCATCGCTGTGAGTTGGGGGAGTATGAAGCGGCGTTTGATGTGATTTATGATGGTGGAAATATTGATCAGGATGTTGATAATTTCCTGAACCTACGGGGCAATAATTTACTCCGGGTTGAACTCTACCAGCAGTTGGTGAATCATCTCCCAGATCACCACAACTGGCGATATACTGCTTCCTTAACCTCATTAGGCAATGCTTACAATTCCCTCGGACGCTACCAGGAGGCGATCGCCTTTTACGAGCAATCTCTGGAGATTAAACGAGAGATTGGGAACAGAGGGGGGGAAGCTACTTCTTTAATTGTGTTGGGTAATTTATATCAAAAAACAGGCAAAATCAAAGAAGGATTTGCCGCGTCTCAACAAGCACAACTCATTTTACAAGAGTTAAATTTACCCCTAGCTGCCTATCCTATTCCCAACTGGGCGAAAGCTATTGCTAAATTTGCCCAACGCGGCACATTTAACCTCATTTTGTGCTTTATTCTCGGTCTGTTTGCCTTCCCCTTCGCCCTCATTTTGTTTATCGCCCTCACCCTCTACCGTATCATCCGCAACCTCATCCCCCACCCCTAA
- a CDS encoding outer membrane beta-barrel protein, translated as MKGLLKNAAMVMSTASILAVSATMAAAQDAPQKGTDASYVGGGISAGVTHDGQPGNSATFGGNIQGRLAIPNVPISARGAVLFSSETSAIMPIVSYDIPVANNVNVYVGGGYSFVERDGKSTPLGNRNAPVVTVGGEAHLGSNIVVYGDGKWGINAYQNSQGDALSFQAGMGYRF; from the coding sequence ATGAAAGGATTATTGAAAAATGCTGCAATGGTGATGTCTACTGCCTCCATTCTTGCTGTTTCTGCAACGATGGCCGCCGCACAAGATGCTCCACAAAAAGGAACAGATGCCAGCTATGTTGGGGGTGGGATTTCTGCGGGTGTTACCCATGATGGACAGCCCGGAAATTCAGCCACATTCGGGGGTAACATCCAAGGACGATTAGCGATTCCTAATGTTCCCATTTCCGCTCGGGGTGCTGTTTTATTCAGCAGTGAAACCAGTGCCATTATGCCTATTGTTTCTTACGATATTCCCGTTGCTAACAATGTCAACGTTTATGTGGGTGGCGGTTATTCTTTCGTAGAACGGGATGGCAAATCTACTCCCTTGGGCAACAGAAACGCCCCCGTTGTCACCGTTGGGGGTGAAGCACACTTAGGGTCTAATATTGTGGTCTATGGTGATGGGAAATGGGGAATTAATGCCTATCAAAACAGCCAAGGAGATGCACTTAGTTTTCAAGCAGGGATGGGTTATCGTTTCTAA
- a CDS encoding MBL fold metallo-hydrolase — translation MIELLFLGSGSAFTVGEDNYHSNLLLIDSEKNKLLIDCGSDIRFSLHDAGFSHLDITDIYISHLHADHVGGLEYVGFTTLFNSQCSRPNLYTSQDVGQDLWSKTLAGGMEAISGKSATFDTYFNPHFIENTGCFNWQGFTFQLVQVVHILTDEYLMPSYGLFVELAGVKVFLTTDTQLHLDTNGNYYEAADIIFHDCETSQFPSPVHVHYQELRQLPLYLKQKMWLYGYQPGKLPDAQQDGFLGFVKKGQRFGFEQGTMCLLDSSGEREKTRPSSLRIT, via the coding sequence ATGATCGAACTGCTTTTTTTAGGCTCTGGCTCGGCATTTACCGTCGGCGAAGACAATTATCATTCTAACCTTTTATTAATTGATTCCGAAAAAAATAAACTCTTAATTGATTGCGGTTCAGATATTCGCTTTTCCCTCCATGATGCGGGATTTTCCCATTTAGATATTACAGATATATATATTAGTCATCTCCACGCCGATCATGTAGGGGGATTGGAGTATGTAGGCTTTACGACTTTATTTAATTCCCAATGTTCCCGACCGAATTTATACACCAGTCAGGATGTAGGTCAGGATCTGTGGTCGAAAACACTGGCGGGAGGAATGGAGGCAATTTCTGGCAAAAGTGCCACCTTTGACACTTATTTTAATCCACATTTTATTGAGAATACTGGATGCTTTAACTGGCAAGGTTTCACCTTTCAGTTAGTCCAAGTGGTTCATATTTTAACCGATGAGTATTTAATGCCCAGTTATGGCTTATTTGTCGAACTGGCCGGGGTGAAAGTTTTTTTAACCACAGATACTCAATTACACCTAGATACAAACGGGAACTATTACGAAGCCGCAGATATTATTTTCCATGATTGCGAAACCTCTCAGTTTCCCAGTCCGGTTCATGTCCATTATCAAGAACTGCGACAACTCCCCCTATATCTTAAACAAAAAATGTGGCTATATGGCTATCAACCCGGCAAGCTGCCCGATGCCCAACAGGATGGTTTTCTGGGGTTTGTGAAGAAAGGCCAGCGTTTTGGCTTTGAACAGGGGACAATGTGCTTATTAGATTCTTCGGGGGAGAGAGAGAAAACCCGACCTTCGTCACTCAGGATAACCTAG
- a CDS encoding methyl-accepting chemotaxis protein, with protein MLSFAFSGHLTTKQLQRVLLLYSSLGILTISALVALASILPLAQRLRQAEEQNLIFAVETRKLVVEEYLTKAQDVAGQIASRTRARELLNDFNQGELELGEFVQLIQGILNDALQQSDDIASITRLDRTHQPRITVGLALPASVLALIDTRTSSVQSQHIVEVGDIPYLVVSAPIVNPQQQRIGTDILLYRLDRLENLSADYTGLGNTGEMVLGVMRGNTLNVLFPLRDGTRTLSPALEEGLSQGMEGNRGLIRPRRNTHLIAFSPLENSPWGIAVQMERRELYQPLNRQLGRIGVIIVGLTGVGAVGVVFLLRPLTRQTIVQNETLEQQMANQKALLSVKEKALIQEQEKNQLIQGVLRQMDELKESAQQVTDFSRHALGIAQGALGAIQEGLAAIGGTQGEMEALQVTVNAIAQQTSILDNNSQQIAIVAELVNELALQTNILALNASIEAVRAGKYGAGFAVIAQEIRKLADRSRQSVERINLQLSEIQTCSGLILKTTGQGNQQVITSTEQTKITREVLNHIQHSIREVNQRSQQISDSTQVQAQTIQAVVETMKNLHENSAGV; from the coding sequence ATGCTTTCCTTCGCTTTTTCCGGTCACTTGACCACCAAACAATTACAGCGCGTTTTGCTGCTGTACTCCTCCTTGGGCATTTTAACCATTAGTGCCTTAGTAGCTCTCGCTAGTATTTTGCCCCTGGCTCAACGTTTGCGGCAAGCGGAAGAACAAAACCTCATCTTTGCGGTAGAAACCCGTAAATTAGTGGTGGAAGAATATCTGACCAAAGCCCAAGATGTCGCCGGGCAAATTGCCAGTCGCACCCGGGCGAGAGAACTATTAAATGACTTTAATCAGGGTGAACTTGAGTTAGGGGAATTTGTCCAACTCATTCAAGGCATTTTAAACGATGCCCTGCAACAGTCCGACGACATCGCCAGTATTACCCGCTTAGATCGCACCCATCAACCTCGGATTACCGTTGGCCTAGCGCTGCCTGCTTCAGTGTTGGCCTTGATTGATACCCGCACCTCCTCTGTGCAATCCCAGCATATTGTCGAGGTGGGGGATATCCCCTATTTAGTCGTCAGCGCCCCCATTGTCAATCCCCAACAGCAACGCATCGGTACAGATATTTTATTGTACCGTCTCGACCGTTTAGAAAACCTGAGCGCCGACTATACCGGATTGGGGAACACTGGGGAGATGGTGTTAGGGGTAATGCGAGGAAATACCCTAAACGTTTTGTTTCCCTTGCGAGATGGCACTAGAACCCTCTCTCCGGCCTTAGAAGAGGGTTTAAGCCAAGGAATGGAGGGCAACCGGGGCCTGATACGTCCGAGGAGAAATACCCACCTCATCGCCTTTAGTCCCTTAGAAAATAGCCCTTGGGGGATTGCTGTACAAATGGAACGACGGGAACTCTATCAGCCCTTAAATCGCCAATTAGGGCGTATTGGGGTGATCATTGTGGGGTTAACGGGAGTGGGTGCGGTTGGGGTGGTGTTCTTGTTGCGTCCTTTGACCCGTCAAACCATTGTACAAAATGAAACCCTAGAACAACAGATGGCCAATCAGAAGGCGCTGCTGTCGGTGAAGGAGAAGGCCTTAATTCAGGAACAGGAGAAAAACCAACTGATTCAAGGGGTGTTACGTCAGATGGACGAGTTGAAGGAATCGGCGCAACAGGTGACCGATTTTTCCCGTCATGCCTTGGGGATTGCTCAGGGGGCATTAGGGGCGATTCAAGAGGGTTTAGCGGCGATTGGGGGGACTCAGGGGGAGATGGAAGCCTTACAAGTTACGGTAAATGCGATCGCCCAACAAACCAGCATATTGGATAATAACAGCCAACAAATCGCCATTGTCGCCGAGTTAGTCAATGAGTTAGCCCTACAAACCAATATATTAGCCCTCAATGCCTCCATTGAAGCCGTCCGTGCAGGCAAATATGGGGCCGGATTTGCCGTCATTGCCCAAGAAATCCGCAAATTAGCTGACCGCAGTCGTCAATCTGTGGAACGCATCAATCTACAATTGAGTGAAATTCAAACTTGTAGCGGGTTAATCTTAAAAACCACAGGTCAAGGCAATCAACAAGTTATAACCAGTACCGAACAAACGAAAATAACGCGAGAGGTTTTAAACCACATTCAACATTCTATTCGGGAAGTCAATCAACGTTCTCAGCAAATTTCCGACTCTACTCAAGTCCAAGCCCAAACCATTCAAGCCGTGGTAGAAACCATGAAAAATTTACACGAAAATAGTGCGGGAGTCTGA
- the psb27 gene encoding photosystem II protein Psb27 produces MFKKPLLSRLLALLCIAVIGLVGCSSTTTSGLTGNYAQDTITVVEHLDRLIDLPNDDPNLPAEQALARQEMNDYAALYRRNSKVSGLRSFTTMQTALNSLAGYYSSYGSRPLTDKLKKRLHKEFKDVQFSLKRGF; encoded by the coding sequence ATGTTTAAGAAACCCCTTTTATCCCGTTTACTGGCGTTGCTCTGCATCGCCGTCATTGGTTTAGTGGGCTGTTCTTCCACCACTACCTCTGGTTTAACCGGAAATTATGCTCAAGATACCATTACCGTTGTTGAACACTTAGACCGCTTAATTGACCTGCCCAATGATGACCCGAATCTGCCCGCAGAACAGGCGCTCGCTCGGCAGGAAATGAATGATTATGCAGCCCTGTATCGCCGTAACAGTAAAGTCTCCGGTTTGCGTTCCTTTACCACTATGCAAACCGCCCTGAACAGTTTAGCAGGATATTACAGTTCCTATGGTAGTCGCCCCTTAACCGATAAGCTCAAAAAACGCCTCCACAAGGAATTTAAAGACGTGCAGTTTTCCCTCAAACGGGGTTTCTAA
- a CDS encoding family 10 glycosylhydrolase, with protein MNSSFSLSLRPQFWRKLVSSLLIGTTLSSLLPWHNPALAQTNLYCQFSPQAIAEKDTLRERMVQGDQQATRQYQDLIKTHGDLLRQCRTRNWPQTQAIWLRLYPCDAAPGALDKVLDHIVDKGYNEVYIEVFYNSQVLLPANDNPTPWLPVLRSPGQENIDLLATAIQKSRERGLKAYAWLFTMNFGYGYGVRSDRQGAIARNGRGQNSLAVVHDGSQLFIDPYSRQAQTDYYQLVQAILKRRPDGVLFDYIRYPRGSGQDSVAGQVQDLWIYGPASRQALLQRAGNNQGRELIERFLNRGSINGSDIQAVRSLYPNESSPQWQGLSQSNLQTALWDLAVAHAAQGVIDFLNFAATPVMRQGLPAGAVFFPLANQPVGQQGYDSRLQPWDRFSTQMEWHPMVYSVCGHTRCILEEVQRVVSRAPSQTRVVPALAGFWGRPDGNRPSLDAQMQDIRRYFPQINAVSHFAYSWQEPQRDRERQACRL; from the coding sequence ATGAACTCTAGTTTTTCCCTTTCCCTTCGCCCTCAGTTTTGGCGTAAACTGGTGTCCAGTCTCCTGATTGGAACCACCCTAAGCAGCCTCTTGCCTTGGCATAATCCCGCCTTGGCACAAACGAATCTCTACTGTCAATTTAGCCCCCAAGCGATCGCCGAAAAAGACACGCTGCGAGAACGGATGGTACAGGGAGATCAACAGGCCACCCGCCAGTACCAAGATTTAATCAAAACTCACGGGGATTTGCTGCGCCAATGTCGGACTCGGAACTGGCCACAAACCCAAGCCATTTGGCTGCGTCTGTACCCCTGTGATGCGGCTCCAGGGGCTTTAGATAAGGTCTTAGACCATATTGTTGATAAAGGCTATAACGAGGTCTATATTGAGGTGTTTTACAACTCTCAAGTCCTCCTCCCAGCCAATGATAACCCCACCCCTTGGTTGCCTGTATTGCGATCGCCCGGACAAGAAAATATCGACCTCCTCGCCACCGCCATCCAAAAAAGTCGAGAGCGGGGCTTAAAAGCTTATGCTTGGCTCTTTACCATGAACTTTGGCTATGGTTACGGCGTGCGTTCTGATCGTCAAGGTGCGATCGCCCGCAATGGCAGAGGTCAAAATAGCCTCGCCGTCGTTCATGACGGCTCTCAACTCTTCATTGACCCCTACAGTCGTCAAGCCCAAACCGACTACTATCAACTGGTGCAGGCCATCCTCAAACGTCGCCCCGATGGGGTTCTCTTCGACTATATCCGCTATCCCCGTGGCTCTGGACAAGACTCCGTAGCCGGACAAGTGCAAGACCTCTGGATTTACGGCCCCGCCTCCCGTCAAGCCCTCCTACAACGGGCAGGCAATAACCAAGGCCGAGAACTCATTGAACGCTTCCTCAATCGGGGTTCTATTAATGGTTCCGATATCCAAGCCGTTCGCAGTCTCTACCCCAACGAAAGCAGCCCCCAATGGCAAGGATTAAGCCAAAGTAACCTACAAACTGCCCTCTGGGACTTAGCCGTAGCCCATGCTGCCCAGGGGGTGATTGATTTTCTTAACTTTGCCGCTACTCCCGTCATGCGTCAAGGTCTTCCAGCCGGGGCGGTCTTTTTCCCCTTAGCCAATCAACCCGTCGGTCAACAGGGTTATGATTCCCGTCTCCAACCCTGGGATCGGTTTTCCACTCAAATGGAATGGCATCCCATGGTTTATTCCGTTTGTGGCCATACCCGTTGCATCTTAGAAGAAGTCCAGCGCGTCGTCAGTCGTGCGCCCAGTCAAACCCGGGTTGTCCCCGCCTTAGCAGGTTTTTGGGGTCGTCCTGATGGCAACCGACCCTCTCTCGACGCACAAATGCAAGACATTCGCCGTTACTTCCCGCAAATCAACGCCGTGAGCCATTTTGCCTACTCTTGGCAAGAACCCCAACGCGATCGCGAACGCCAAGCTTGTCGGTTGTGA